Within Scomber japonicus isolate fScoJap1 chromosome 18, fScoJap1.pri, whole genome shotgun sequence, the genomic segment TCTCCCAGCTTTCTCATTAGTCCTCTGACTGATCCTGCCACTGACAGTTATTCTTATAGCTCCGAGGGGAATAATTAGGACAGAAATTTCTGGTTGTCTGCAATCAGTGAaacatgttgtttgttttggttacaCAACGCCAGTCAATGCTGCTTATTTACCAAGGAAACCTTTCCCATTAATAATGTCATCTTATTGATTAGACTGCTTATATGCTGTGCTGCATTAGtacaaagagtgtgtgtgtgtgtgtgtgtgtgtataacctGTTGCTGTCTTTGACTTCTTTTCAGTTCATGTCAATGCTTGTGGTCTGTTTATATTGCCAGTACAGTCTGTGTAGTTCTACCAACATTGAAAATCTTCTGAGTCATAGGCTATCGGACATCCAAGTATCCTAGAGTGTTAGTTATAGTTTTCTACTCCACTGTGAACTAATCAATTGTTATTCTAAATCTTTAAATAGTTAGCCCTCTATAGTACCTTCTGCTACCTGTCAGTAGTTTGTCAGCAAAAACTGCCCTGCTGCTAGTTATCCAGATTGAGGACTTAAAGGTCGAAGCTGTGACACACAGCATAAGGTCCAATGTTTAGCATATCCTGGAGCAACTTAAAAGCAATTCAATCAATATTGACAGGTGAGGCTTGGGGAAATTGGCTTGAGCAGATGGTCATACAATATGCTGTTTCGCAGTAAAACACAAAGCCAACACCGACTGCTTGTGaaaaagctgctgcagctgcaggctgttgcagtgCAAAACCCATAACATTTTAATaccatttttttatatttttaatataatttgttaaagccattaaaaatgaaatgcatccTAGCCTGACAAGGAAATCGTGTTACTTTTAGGGCAAATACAAGTACAACAGTTGTTCAAATCAAATGTCTGAATGAACACAACATATATAACAGCAGTCTATAATTATCTGtgacaaatgttctttttaaatgtgatttatttatccCCCTCAGGCCTATGTGAGGAGGTTCCCAAAGTGCCCCTTGATACCAGTGTTTGTAGACAGCGAGGTCATCAGTGAAAGCCAAAGTGAGGACGGATCTACGCTGGTAACTGAGAGGCGCTGTAAGATTGACGCTGATGCCCCACGACTTCTCAAACGGGTACCCCTCCTCTGAAATTTTACTGGTCAAAGGCCATGAAACAGTCATCTGCTATAATaagataaaatgttttctttggaagaaccaaaaaatgattttttttttgtccaggttGTGTCAGAGAGGGGTCATTTTTAACTTGGTATTTTGTGCACTAGATtagattgcattagattgcctgtaaacaaatgaagaaaaccaaatgtgtgtgtgtgtaaaccaattgaatttgtgtttttatggctGTAGATTGCCGGTGTAGACTATCTGTACTTCATCCAGAAGAATACTCTGAACCGCAAAGACAGGACACTTCACATTGAGGTCCGTAACGAGACTTTTTCCAGCAGAGTCATTGTCCACGAGTGCTGCAACTACACGGTGAGCTCCAGGGTCAAGCAAGATAATCATGTGCCCAGGAAgagagttttatttatttgttgttatgatagttttattgtttttacataatgATTTTATTAGTGCTTATCAACTGGAACAGAGCAAGCAATACAGTGTGTGCTGACACAGCAAACAGCAACGTGGAAGTCTGAGTCATATGTATGTCCTGACTGCTGCATTTGTAAAAATCTGGCTTTTCCATTCACTGCAGGAATGTAATTTCATTAATTTACATCATCCTCTTACAGTGTGCCAAATACACTAATCCAGGGCTATGCAATTACAAATTCCATTGGGCCAgattttaaaaccaggaaatgTAGATGGGATATTTTCAGTAGCCTATTTAAGAACATTTCTCTAAGCTTTTGGTAATGATAAATCTGAAAGAAATGCAAATTAATGTAGTTAAAAACAGCAATGATTGATTATTCTTTCACTTTTGAAATAggagaaatatttttttgtggCATATCTGCACTTGATTCATCACATAGTGCcgaaacagaataaaaaaagggCTATCAATGCACAGAATCATAACAGTCATAATAAGTGGCAATAACAGTAGCCAATAACACACTCTTTCTACCAGTATCTACACAAAGGACCATacagagaaatacatttttcttctttacctTTTGCTTGATACGGTCTGTCTTACTGCGTCTAACCAAGTCTTGCTCGGAAatcttaacttaacttaactctTGTGAGATTTCAGAGTGATTTGGTTTGACACAATAATAACTAGAGTGGATCAAGTGAAAGGttaagttttatttctcatgatGTTGTCATATTataacaatctgagcctgtcagtgACAAAAACAAGCACTGTTAGTGGATTATATTGATGGGGCCTAATTGCATCCGGTGCGTGTTTGAGGTTTGTTCAATTGGTGTTGCCTTACCGAGCTGTCCAAGATGGCAGACCCACTAGCACAGGCACGACTCACATCCCCGGTTGATTCTGATCCTGTAGTGACAGGCAGAATAATGTTTCTCATGCTGTTTTTACCGGTTACAGATTTTAGACTATAGCTGCAGTGCTGTAATTATTTAGGCTTCAAAATAACATTGAtattaacaaatgttttcaatgaAATTATATTGCAATTAAAATTGCCATTAAATAGCCTATGTAATTCAAGCTCGCTGGGCCAGTCAGAGGTTGCTTCTTGGCTGGATGTGGCCCACAGGCTGCCAGTTGAATAGGCCAGTGCTAATCACTTGTGTTAACTGGAGGAGTAATTGTAATTTCTCCCTATTAAATTCTCCTGGTTTTCCACAACATAATTCCCTCCAGCtatatcatttcatttcatttaattttgttttttttgtttaggttaaaatgctattaacaAGGTAATAGCACTCTAAAATGtcagagagatccaccaggcatagaaactcatcattattccattctcataatattctgtgaaaactctgaccaatcatatcattcggtcagaatgggggggggggggggggggggggggacatagGTGGGAGGAGGGGtcgttgctgttcaagttttttcaaagtgctgtgtgaaatgcaagaaaggtaggAGTGGCTTTAACTAATAGTTTGTGAATTATatgcttttatatgttttttaaatacccTCCTTCTCAGTGATGAATCCAGAATCTGTGAATAtacaaatattgttcattttaaaagtttgctAGACACCAGATGTCTACTACAATACTCAACTGATGAGTACACTTCAAGTGTTTTTGCTATGGAGGCTTCACGTTTTGCATTGTTTGCCCGATTTTGTGCttttctgaaataaataaattaagatGTTGAGTTGAAGTTTCAACATCTGTCACACATTTTTGTCCTCCTCCGTAGGTTCATCCAGAGAATGAGGACTGGACATGCTTTGAACAGACAGCTAGTCTGGATATGAAGTCCTTTTTTGGCTTTGAGAGCACAGCGGAGAAGATAGCAATGAAACAGTATGCTTGTAGCATTAAAAAGGTTTGTATGTTTGAATTGACTGTTAATAATGTGAAGCTTTGTTTATGCACATGCCAACAGTCCCATTAACACGGAGTCTCATATCCATCCCATTTTTTAGGGTAAAGAGATTGTTGAGTACTACCTCAGACagctggaggaagaaggaataacTTATATACCTCGTTGGACACCTCCTGTTGTCTCTGACACTACTGCTGCCAGGCTCCAGCTGCCACCGCCTTCTACTGCCAGAGTCATCCCTATCAACAGTGCCAAGGATGGGCTGTCCAATAAAGACACTGTCGGCCACACAGAGCTAGTAGCTGGCTCCCCTGATGGTCAGTGTGTACTCACTTGCCACAATGGAGTACAGAATAGCagccaaaacacaacacaaaagtgCAGTGTATAAATGCAAAGATGCGTGTAATGTGAACTGTCCTTTTGTATTAACTGAGtcacagtaaatatatttagtgAGAGATAGTTCAATGgcatttaaaaagctgaatgTACTGTATGCTTTAACACAGCCAAGCCTGTAGCCTCACACCACTGATTATGAGTGATGCAACAGCAATTTTTACAAGATTAATACCACCTCTGTTCTTGGGTTGCTAATGCATGCTCTGTGTCAAAAAGAACAGCAGCAAACAGGCCCAAGCTTGCTGAAACATTTTAAGCCAAATTAGCTCACAAGACAGTGCCAACTAGCTGCCTTATGTACATGTCTGGTATAGTCGTAGTCATTTGTTTACTATAACCATGTACAGTGTTAAACATAGATGTTAccatttgatgtactgtaccaGAGTTAGCTTATAGCTCATTATCATCTGCCGTCCCTTTCATAggtcaataataaaacatataacagcaagcaaagcaaaaaacgcacaggacacatacaaatacaaagcGGCACACAATAGCACATCACTTACAATGTAGAgcttatttcattatttccacTCAAGTGCACACAGTGTCTGATGTCTCCATGTGATGCATGCAATATGTGCTGACTGTacactgtatatgtgttttgTCCTGTAGATAAGTTGGATGCTGATTACATCAGACGTTACCTAGGTGATTTAACGCCTATGCAGGAGAGCTGTCTTATTCGACTGCGCCAGTGGCTCCAGGAAACCCACAAGGGCAAGGTCACTTATACattgatttatatatatgtataaatatattgtttgaaTACAGAGCTGTTTGTATTGTTACGTAAAATACACATCAATTTATTTACTACACTCTCACACAGCCTATACTTCTGTTTAGCTCatgcttttacatttaaattatagTATAGTAACTAAAAGCATCCATTGTCTAATAGGCCACCTTAATGCCTTAATGCGGCTGGTTTGCATGCATCTATTAATATATTCTGTTATCGggaaatttaaaacatttttgtggtACAGATTCCAAAGGACCAGCACGTGCTGCGCTTCCTGAGGGCCAGAGACTTCAACCTTGACAAAGCAAGGGAGTTCTTGTGCCAGTCTCTTACTTGGAGGAAGCAATATCAGGTGGATTTCCTGTTAGACTCTTGGGAGCGCCCCCAGCTACTACAGGACTACTATACTGGAGGCTGGCACCACCATGACAGAGGTATTGTTTGAGTGATACAGCCTACTCTATGTTATCTTGACTCTATctcactgtcactgtgtttctctggttactgttgtttttctgagGTTTGTTTACATTGGAAGTGAATACTTATCAGTGTATATTGAAGATAGAGGCAGAAATGTTTTGTCTGCTTTATATATAAAGTCCACACAGGTTAAAGTGGTCTGTAAATTATTGACTCTGAAGTCCGGGCACCATCTGTCGTAGCTCCCATGTTTGAAAATGAGTCACTGGGTTTAACAGCTCAGCTGATGCACCGGGTTAAGTGCAGGAAGTGCCCTTCCGATGTTCACATGCTAAATTAATGGTAAACACCAGCTTTAATTAGACATAGAAAATGATGGCTGCTGTTATATAATCTGTGTATTGGTCCGtgtctgtgtatgaaatgtgtttaGATGGTCGTCCTCTGTATATCTTGCGCTTGGGTCAAATGGACATTAAGGGTTTGGTGCGAGCCTTGGGAGAGGAAGCGCTACTGAGACAGGTGACATGATTATATATCCATGAGATTTATGCATtaatatacacataaaaaccatttaaaatatcttaaattgACTTCATGCTTGATGACTGTGATCCAGATTCTGTCCATCAATGAGGAGGGACTGAGGCGTTGTGAGGAAAACACTAGAGTCTTTGGTCGACCCATTAGGTACCTTAATATTCTTTGTATCATCAGTGTCACATTGATTAATGACTGATCACCTGCACACATGCTTACTTGTACACTCGTGCAATGTCTGTGTTATGGTTTTGGCCAGCTGTTGGACTTGCCTGGTGGATCTGGAGGGTCTTACTATGCGTCACCTGTGGAGACCAGGAATTAAGGCTCTGTTGAGAATCATTGAGGTGGTGGAGGCCAACTATCCAGAGACTCTGGGTCGCCTGCTCATCCTGAGGGCACCAAGAGTTTTTCCAGTGCTCTGGACCTTGGTgagaataaaaataactttCAGTAATCATCTGATTGTGGTAGAATGCATTATGTTGTCAAGTGCAGCATGTGATGGATCATTTGCAAATATGAGAATGGTAAACAAAGATGAAACAGAGGAACATAACAAACTAATATCAACACATTAAGATAATTAAAACTCtgcaatatgaaaaaaactAGTGATTTCCCATGGGagatattttttcattgctataGAAGTATGCAAAAGTGTATGGAGTTGTAGTAGTATTCATGAAAGCTATAAAGATAAATTAAACACATGACTACATATGACAATAAAGCAAAACAATAAGAGTAATGAAAACAGTAAGCATCACATATGTGGATTTGAATTGGAGCTGTTTTAGTTGCTATATGAAGACGTgaagataaatatgttttaaattcaATGTCAGAAATAAATTTGTAGGGAATACAAAAAATATCATCGTATAATGAATTCATTTATGGATTTTTATGGTGAACCTGCTGCTACAGTATGTCCATGTTTTCTGATGACTGCTTGGACTCTTGTTTCCAGGTCAGCCCCTTGATCGATGAAAACACCCGTAAGAAGTTCCTTGTTTATGCTGGAAATGACTACCAGGGTCCAGGAGGCTTAGTGGACTACATTGACAGAGAGATCATCCCCGACTTCTTGGGAGGAGACTCCATGGTGAAGTTTATTCCTTAGCATAATGACCTGCACATGTGGATTTTATGGCCCCTGCAGGCACAGTAAAA encodes:
- the LOC128379161 gene encoding SEC14-like protein 1 — encoded protein: MVQEYQSPVRVYKHPFELIMAAYVRRFPKCPLIPVFVDSEVISESQSEDGSTLVTERRCKIDADAPRLLKRIAGVDYLYFIQKNTLNRKDRTLHIEVRNETFSSRVIVHECCNYTVHPENEDWTCFEQTASLDMKSFFGFESTAEKIAMKQYACSIKKGKEIVEYYLRQLEEEGITYIPRWTPPVVSDTTAARLQLPPPSTARVIPINSAKDGLSNKDTVGHTELVAGSPDDKLDADYIRRYLGDLTPMQESCLIRLRQWLQETHKGKIPKDQHVLRFLRARDFNLDKAREFLCQSLTWRKQYQVDFLLDSWERPQLLQDYYTGGWHHHDRDGRPLYILRLGQMDIKGLVRALGEEALLRQILSINEEGLRRCEENTRVFGRPISCWTCLVDLEGLTMRHLWRPGIKALLRIIEVVEANYPETLGRLLILRAPRVFPVLWTLVSPLIDENTRKKFLVYAGNDYQGPGGLVDYIDREIIPDFLGGDSMCDIPEGGMVPKSMYRTAEELESEENRLLTDSIYKSASIFKGAPYEMLIEITEASSVITWDFDVSKGDVIFNIYHSKRLPQPPKKDTLATHGITSLGAVNAQLIDKSWVLGQDYSLVEKALTCKEGESVQGSHITRWPGFYILQWRFHSSPACSASSLPRVDDVLASLQVSSHKCKIMYYTEVLASHDFRGSMTSLESSHSGFSQLSAVTTSSRQSQTSSTISR